A single region of the Pan troglodytes isolate AG18354 chromosome 18, NHGRI_mPanTro3-v2.0_pri, whole genome shotgun sequence genome encodes:
- the HSDL1 gene encoding inactive hydroxysteroid dehydrogenase-like protein 1: MAAVDSFYLLYREIARSCNCYMEALALVGAWYTARKSITVICDFYSLIRLHFIPRLGSRADLIKQYGRWAVVSGATDGIGKAYAEELASRGLNIILISRNEEKLQVVAKDIADTYKVETDIIVADFSSGREIYLPIREALKDKDIGILVNNVGVFYPYPQYFTQLSEDKLWDIINVNIAAASLMVHVVLPGMVERKKGAIVTISSGSCCKPTPQLAAFSASKAYLDHFSRALQYEYASKGIFVQSLIPFYVATSMTAPSSFLHRCSWLVPSPKVYAHHAVSTLGISKRTTGYWSHSIQFLFAQYMPEWLWVWGANILNRSLRKEALSCTA, from the exons ATGGCTGCTGTTGACAGTTTCTACCTCTTGTACAGGGAAATCGCCAGGTCTTGCAATTGCTATATGGAAGCTCTAGCTTTGGTTGGAGCCTGGTATACGGCCAGAAAAAGCATCACTGTCATCTGTGACTTTTACAGCCTGATCAGGCTGCATTTTATCCCCCGCCTGGGGAGCAGAGCAGACTTGATCAAGCAGTATGGAAGATGGGCCGTTGTCAGCG GTGCAACAGATGGGATTGGAAAAGCCTACGCTGAAGAGTTAGCAAGCCGAGGTCTCAATATCATCCTGATTAGTCGGAACGAGGAGAAGTTGCAGGTTGTTGCTAAAGACATAGCCGACACGTACAAAGTGGAAACTGATATTATAGTTGCGGACTTCAGCAGCGGCCGTGAGATCTACCTTCCCATTCGAGAAGCCCTGAAGGACAAAGACATTGGCATCTTGGTAAATAACGTGGGTGTGTTTTATCCCTACCCGCAGTATTTCACTCAGCTGTCCGAGGACAAGCTCTGGGACATCATAAATGTGAACATTGCCGCCGCTAGTTTGATGGTCCATGTTGTGTTACCGGGAAtggtggagagaaagaaaggtgcCATCGTCACGATCTCTTCTGGCTCCTGCTGCAAACCCACTCCTCAGCTGGCTGCATTTTCTGCTTCTAAG GCTTATTTAGACCACTTCAGCAGAGCCTTGCAATATGAATATGCCTCTAAAGGAATCTTTGTACAGAGTCTAATCCCTTTCTATGTAGCCACCAGCATGACAGCACCCAGCAGCTTTCTGCACAGGTGCTCGTGGTTGGTGCCTTCACCAAAAGTCTATGCACATCATGCTGTTTCTACTCTTGGGATTTCCAAAAGGACCACAGGATACTGGTCCCATTCTATTCAG